A single Chryseobacterium sp. DNA region contains:
- the ribB gene encoding 3,4-dihydroxy-2-butanone-4-phosphate synthase, translated as MSDIKLNTIPEAIEDLRNGKIIIVVDDEDRENEGDFLCAAELTTPEIINFMALHGRGLICMPLPEKRCDELGLEVMVSRSSDPKETAFTVSVDLLGNGTSTGISAGDRAKTILALMDEKSKPTDFMRPGHIFPLRARKGGVLKRAGHTEAAIDLTHLAGLKEGGVICEIMNEDGTMSRLPELHAFAQKHDMKIVSIEDLIHYQLKKGNLVERLEERKVKTHYGEFDFYAFRETSNDQIHFALTKGAWTVDEPVLVRVQSSDSYFDVLTRLNNGEKPLLEKVTNMVNEAGKGAVIFINNVSNSENTLRKLQQFLNYQDGQEQHPTVAYNYRDYGIGTQILKNLGINKFKVITQNPNIKPQVGGYDVEVTEMVQL; from the coding sequence ATGTCCGATATTAAATTAAATACTATTCCGGAGGCTATTGAAGACCTTAGAAATGGTAAAATAATCATAGTAGTAGATGATGAAGACAGAGAAAATGAAGGTGATTTTCTTTGTGCTGCAGAGCTGACAACACCGGAAATTATCAACTTTATGGCCCTTCACGGAAGAGGGTTGATCTGTATGCCGCTTCCTGAAAAAAGATGTGATGAGCTTGGGTTAGAGGTTATGGTAAGCAGAAGCAGCGATCCTAAAGAAACTGCTTTCACCGTATCTGTTGACCTTTTAGGAAACGGAACTTCTACAGGTATTTCTGCAGGAGACAGAGCAAAAACAATTTTGGCTCTGATGGATGAAAAATCCAAACCTACAGACTTTATGAGACCAGGGCATATTTTCCCGCTTCGTGCAAGAAAAGGGGGAGTATTGAAAAGAGCAGGCCACACGGAAGCTGCCATTGACCTGACGCATTTAGCCGGCTTAAAAGAAGGCGGAGTGATCTGTGAGATCATGAACGAAGATGGAACCATGTCCCGTCTGCCGGAGCTTCATGCTTTTGCTCAAAAACATGATATGAAGATCGTTTCTATTGAAGATCTTATTCATTATCAGCTTAAAAAAGGAAACCTGGTTGAAAGATTGGAAGAAAGAAAAGTAAAAACGCATTATGGTGAATTTGACTTTTATGCTTTCAGAGAGACGTCCAATGACCAGATTCACTTTGCACTGACGAAAGGAGCATGGACCGTAGATGAGCCTGTTTTGGTACGCGTTCAGTCTTCAGATTCTTATTTCGATGTATTGACAAGATTAAATAACGGAGAAAAGCCATTGCTGGAAAAAGTAACCAATATGGTAAATGAAGCAGGAAAAGGAGCTGTTATTTTCATCAATAACGTTTCCAATTCTGAAAATACATTAAGAAAGCTGCAACAGTTCCTGAATTATCAGGATGGGCAGGAGCAGCATCCTACCGTAGCGTATAATTACAGAGATTATGGTATTGGAACTCAGATTTTAAAGAATCTGGGAATCAATAAGTTCAAAGTGATCACTCAAAACCCCAATATCAAACCTCAGGTGGGAGGATATGATGTAGAGGTTACTGAGATGGTGCAATTGTAA
- the fmt gene encoding methionyl-tRNA formyltransferase — translation MKSLKVVFLGTPEFAKTSLEAIHQSHHQVVGVVTVADKASGRGQKINQSPVKIYASENNIPVFQPEKLRNPEFLEALRSLDADVFVVVAFRMMPKILFEMPKMGTFNLHASLLPDYRGAAPINYAVINGEEKTGATTFFINEKIDEGNILLQEELAILPDENAGSLHDRLMEMGAQLVVKTLDGLAENAIEEKPQPQVEHPKNAYKIFKDDTKINWNAPSKTVHQFILGMSPYPAAFTTLKIGQEEKGLKIFGGKFEISNHGQPAGTLVISKNEFKILTQDGFYFPEELQLEGKKRMTVKDFLNGFRNFDEITL, via the coding sequence ATGAAATCATTGAAAGTCGTTTTTTTAGGAACTCCGGAGTTTGCCAAAACTTCACTGGAGGCCATCCACCAGTCTCATCATCAAGTGGTGGGGGTCGTAACTGTTGCCGACAAAGCAAGCGGCCGCGGCCAGAAAATTAATCAGTCGCCGGTAAAAATATATGCCTCAGAAAATAATATTCCGGTTTTCCAGCCGGAGAAATTGAGAAATCCTGAATTTCTGGAAGCACTGAGAAGTCTGGATGCGGATGTTTTTGTAGTAGTAGCCTTCAGAATGATGCCTAAAATTCTTTTTGAAATGCCAAAAATGGGGACCTTCAATCTTCACGCTTCTTTACTGCCTGATTACAGAGGTGCTGCTCCCATTAATTATGCAGTTATTAATGGGGAAGAAAAAACCGGTGCCACTACTTTCTTCATCAACGAAAAGATAGACGAAGGAAATATTCTTCTTCAGGAAGAGCTCGCCATTTTACCTGATGAAAATGCGGGAAGCCTTCATGACAGGCTTATGGAGATGGGTGCCCAACTGGTCGTAAAAACATTGGACGGCCTGGCGGAAAACGCAATTGAAGAAAAACCTCAGCCACAGGTGGAGCATCCTAAAAATGCCTATAAGATATTTAAGGATGATACCAAAATTAATTGGAATGCCCCTTCAAAAACAGTTCATCAGTTTATTCTTGGAATGTCTCCTTATCCTGCGGCATTCACCACTTTAAAAATAGGTCAGGAAGAAAAAGGACTCAAAATATTTGGTGGAAAGTTTGAAATTTCAAACCACGGCCAACCTGCCGGAACCTTAGTTATTTCAAAAAATGAATTCAAGATCCTTACCCAGGATGGATTCTATTTTCCGGAAGAACTTCAGTTAGAAGGAAAGAAAAGAATGACGGTAAAAGATTTCCTGAACGGCTTCAGAAACTTTGACGAAATAACACTGTAA
- a CDS encoding OmpA family protein, whose amino-acid sequence MKLSLAIVALALAIPSASYAQDSTAVSNGTYPNTFSSGSANVSPFTNQSKRFNDWSISAGVGVPLLQSADLTSIKNGNGKNLFGYSAYVSIDKAITHAFGINLQYDRGETRQGWFNTKDSAPDATAVGARTQYDAISILGDINFSNLLRRVDNHSTYRWALHGYAGVGTIAYRAYQKGAGGQRLMTEVKPFELGSMFFQAGTGLKFKVNRRIDIEGRLMYVVTGDDEFDGGGNAYSAINKRSEQISDNFFNATLGVSLKLGKHESHLMWHDPLQEIYYKLDVLANKNQDIEVCKKGDADNDGVCDDWDRQLDTPAGARVDGAGVALDTDLDGVIDLYDKCVTVPGPVENNGCPTTTTGPVVETETKLEGIEFDLNSDRILPSNTPILNNAVNYINSSNGSYNVIGATDTRGTDAYNQKLSERRANNVKNYLIKNGVQTGKLNAVGKGEKDLKYPECEPATKCPEWKNRANRRVYFEAK is encoded by the coding sequence ATGAAATTAAGTTTAGCAATTGTTGCACTAGCATTAGCTATTCCAAGCGCCAGCTACGCACAAGACTCAACGGCAGTTTCAAATGGAACGTATCCCAATACATTCTCTTCCGGCTCTGCCAACGTTTCCCCATTTACCAATCAATCCAAAAGATTCAATGATTGGTCGATCTCAGCAGGGGTAGGTGTTCCACTTCTTCAGTCAGCAGATTTGACTTCTATTAAGAATGGTAACGGTAAAAATCTTTTCGGATATTCTGCGTATGTAAGTATCGATAAAGCTATTACTCATGCTTTTGGAATCAATTTACAATACGACAGAGGAGAAACAAGACAAGGATGGTTCAATACCAAAGATTCAGCGCCTGATGCTACTGCTGTAGGGGCAAGAACTCAGTATGATGCTATCTCAATTTTGGGAGATATCAACTTCTCGAACCTTTTAAGAAGAGTTGATAACCACTCTACTTACAGATGGGCACTTCACGGATATGCAGGGGTCGGTACGATTGCCTACAGAGCTTACCAGAAAGGGGCCGGCGGACAGAGACTGATGACTGAAGTAAAGCCTTTTGAATTAGGTTCCATGTTCTTCCAGGCCGGTACAGGTTTGAAATTCAAAGTGAACAGAAGAATTGACATTGAAGGGAGATTGATGTATGTGGTAACCGGTGATGACGAATTTGATGGAGGCGGTAATGCTTACAGCGCGATCAACAAACGTTCAGAGCAGATTTCCGACAACTTCTTCAATGCTACTTTAGGGGTTTCCCTGAAATTAGGAAAACATGAATCCCATTTAATGTGGCATGATCCGCTTCAGGAAATCTATTATAAACTGGATGTTCTGGCTAACAAAAATCAGGATATCGAAGTATGTAAAAAAGGAGATGCCGATAATGACGGAGTATGCGATGATTGGGACAGACAACTTGATACTCCTGCAGGAGCAAGAGTGGATGGTGCCGGTGTAGCGCTTGATACCGACCTTGATGGTGTTATCGACCTTTACGATAAGTGTGTAACCGTTCCTGGACCTGTAGAAAACAACGGTTGCCCTACCACCACTACCGGACCTGTAGTAGAAACAGAAACCAAATTGGAAGGAATTGAATTTGACTTAAATTCTGACAGAATCTTACCGTCAAATACTCCAATCTTAAATAATGCTGTCAACTATATTAATTCTTCAAACGGTTCTTACAATGTAATTGGAGCTACAGATACCAGAGGTACTGATGCTTACAACCAAAAACTATCTGAAAGAAGAGCCAACAACGTTAAGAATTATCTGATCAAAAACGGAGTTCAAACTGGAAAACTTAATGCCGTAGGAAAAGGTGAAAAAGACCTTAAATACCCTGAATGTGAGCCTGCTACTAAATGTCCTGAATGGAAAAACAGAGCAAACAGAAGAGTATACTTCGAAGCTAAATAA
- a CDS encoding Crp/Fnr family transcriptional regulator encodes MTEPLKEHIKGYVDISDEKLEQYCNAFRLQKIRKKDFLLREGDVCEFEGFVVKGCFKVSHTDHHAAEQILYFGIENWWISDIDSFVNRIPSKLMIQAIEDSEILLISKKDKERLYLEIPEVERLMRLKFQRSIIALQRRIIDNLSKTSDERYLDFLKEYPETAHRLTNIQIAAYLGVTPEFISRIRRKIVKS; translated from the coding sequence ATGACTGAGCCTTTAAAAGAACACATCAAAGGATATGTTGATATTTCAGATGAAAAGCTGGAGCAATATTGCAATGCCTTCAGACTTCAGAAAATAAGGAAAAAAGATTTCCTTTTACGGGAGGGAGATGTCTGTGAATTTGAAGGGTTTGTTGTAAAGGGCTGTTTTAAAGTATCTCATACGGATCACCATGCCGCTGAACAGATCTTATATTTTGGCATTGAAAACTGGTGGATTTCAGATATTGACAGTTTTGTGAACAGGATTCCTTCAAAGCTTATGATCCAGGCTATTGAAGACAGTGAAATTCTTCTTATTTCCAAAAAAGATAAAGAAAGGCTTTATCTGGAAATCCCCGAAGTAGAAAGACTCATGAGATTGAAGTTTCAGAGATCGATTATTGCATTGCAACGAAGAATTATTGATAATTTGAGTAAAACTTCAGATGAACGTTACCTTGATTTTCTAAAAGAATATCCCGAAACCGCTCACCGCCTTACCAATATACAGATTGCGGCCTATCTGGGAGTGACTCCCGAGTTTATCAGTAGAATCCGCAGAAAGATTGTAAAGAGCTAG
- a CDS encoding ATP-dependent DNA helicase RecQ — translation MISPQDFQKLKYDTLKYFWGYTNFRDSQEEIINSVINERDTLVLLPTGAGKSLCYQLPALLKEGTCLVISPLLALMKDQVNQLKFRGIEAEYLSSELDEYDAEFIYGRCKEGLTKLLYISPERLTNSQFLQNIQDIQLSFIAVDEAHCISEWGQDFRPSYQNIKDFRKNNPEIPCLALTATATPKVLEEIKIKLELRKPSLFQKSFKRDNIKIFTEEVSDKFQRVFDILKYTNDSGIVYVRTRKEAELLAEFLKKNKLKNVDYFHAGLTAKEKNSRQTVWNNSDNHVLISTNAFGMGIDKDNVRFVIHYSPAASLENYYQEIGRSGRDGKESFAFMLWSKQELLNFDQILKNQIPNKAEFLKIINYLYSIFQVAEFELPEKTFQLNTAGIQNFTKLSKAKINNVLGFLHNQEVIYFNDHKSLSSLELLMRPDEIDQLPQKDAYFIELLLRTISGLSTHKVLFSELQVSNKIEVSIPLIKERIKELQQKNYLEYIDGALSSIKFLKPRDERVINNAYWKLFEHIQKNKIQKWEEMKFYVENKDYCKMKLILSYFGEKNSKNCGQCSVCEKNKQSIFGKNISQQIINVLAKRASTIEELSVQLSYHSKENILENLIYLLDSGKVKMLNFRTYALNHEQ, via the coding sequence ATGATTTCTCCGCAGGATTTTCAAAAGCTAAAATATGATACTCTTAAGTATTTCTGGGGTTATACCAACTTCAGAGATTCTCAGGAAGAAATTATCAATTCCGTTATTAATGAAAGAGATACTTTGGTCCTCTTACCTACAGGAGCAGGAAAATCTCTTTGCTATCAGCTTCCCGCTCTGCTTAAAGAAGGAACATGCCTGGTGATTTCTCCTCTTCTTGCATTAATGAAAGATCAGGTAAATCAGCTTAAATTCCGCGGTATAGAAGCGGAATATCTCTCTTCAGAACTGGATGAATACGATGCGGAATTCATCTATGGCCGCTGCAAGGAAGGTCTTACAAAATTATTATACATCTCTCCTGAAAGGCTTACCAACAGCCAGTTTCTACAGAATATCCAGGATATCCAGCTGTCATTTATAGCAGTGGATGAAGCGCACTGTATTTCAGAATGGGGGCAGGATTTTCGTCCCAGCTATCAAAACATAAAAGATTTCAGGAAAAATAACCCTGAAATACCATGTCTTGCACTGACAGCGACTGCAACTCCAAAAGTGCTGGAAGAAATTAAAATTAAACTGGAACTCAGAAAACCTTCCCTATTTCAAAAAAGCTTCAAAAGAGACAATATTAAAATTTTTACCGAAGAAGTTTCTGATAAATTCCAACGCGTTTTCGACATTCTTAAATATACCAATGATTCCGGAATTGTATATGTAAGAACCAGAAAAGAAGCAGAATTGTTAGCAGAATTTTTGAAGAAAAATAAATTAAAAAATGTAGACTACTTTCACGCAGGTTTAACGGCAAAAGAAAAAAATTCAAGACAAACGGTATGGAATAACAGTGACAATCATGTGCTGATTTCTACCAATGCTTTTGGGATGGGAATTGATAAGGATAATGTACGTTTCGTGATCCACTACTCTCCTGCCGCGTCTCTGGAAAATTATTACCAGGAGATCGGAAGATCGGGAAGAGACGGAAAGGAAAGTTTTGCCTTTATGCTTTGGAGCAAACAGGAACTTTTAAACTTTGATCAGATTTTAAAAAACCAGATTCCCAATAAAGCCGAATTTTTAAAAATCATCAACTACCTCTATTCTATTTTTCAGGTCGCTGAATTTGAACTGCCGGAAAAAACATTTCAGCTGAATACTGCCGGAATACAAAACTTCACCAAACTGTCAAAGGCAAAAATCAATAATGTCCTTGGCTTTCTTCACAACCAGGAAGTCATCTATTTCAATGATCATAAAAGTTTATCTTCACTGGAACTCCTGATGCGACCGGATGAAATAGACCAATTACCGCAGAAAGATGCTTATTTTATAGAACTTCTTCTCCGTACCATATCGGGACTTAGCACGCATAAAGTCTTGTTCAGTGAATTGCAGGTAAGCAATAAGATCGAAGTCAGTATCCCTCTGATTAAAGAGCGTATTAAAGAACTTCAGCAGAAAAACTACCTGGAATATATTGACGGAGCGTTGTCAAGCATCAAATTTTTAAAGCCCCGCGATGAAAGGGTTATCAATAATGCCTACTGGAAACTTTTTGAACATATCCAAAAGAATAAAATCCAGAAATGGGAAGAAATGAAATTTTATGTAGAAAATAAAGACTACTGTAAAATGAAACTTATTCTTTCATATTTTGGAGAAAAAAACTCAAAAAATTGCGGCCAGTGCTCTGTATGTGAAAAGAACAAACAATCTATTTTCGGAAAAAATATTTCCCAGCAAATCATCAATGTATTGGCCAAAAGAGCTTCAACTATTGAAGAGCTTTCGGTACAGCTAAGCTATCATTCCAAAGAAAATATCTTAGAGAACCTGATCTATCTGCTGGATTCGGGAAAAGTAAAAATGCTGAACTTCAGGACCTATGCGTTGAATCATGAGCAATGA
- a CDS encoding LLM class flavin-dependent oxidoreductase, whose product MKNFEISVLDLAPVKQGKSIHDTFQDSLSLASHTENLNYKRFWLAEHHNMESIASSATAVLIGFIANGTKKIRVGSGGIMLPNHSSLIIAEQFGTLESLFPGRIDLGLGRAPGTDGLTAQALGRNPALINEQFPRQILELQRYFSKENADAMVRAIPGEGLDIPLYILGSSTDSAWLAAELGLPYAFAGHFAPEQMEMAFKIYREHFEPSKYLDQPYIIACVNGVAAETSEEAHKISTTLFQAFINIVRNDRKPFAPPVDDMDEIWSPMEKSMVLQKLRYTFIGDQAEIQEKLKDFQEKFNVDELMINSHIYDHQKRLRSYEIIKEAVNSLSQA is encoded by the coding sequence ATGAAAAATTTTGAAATTTCTGTTTTAGATCTTGCTCCTGTAAAGCAAGGAAAAAGCATTCATGATACTTTTCAGGATAGCTTATCTCTAGCCAGTCACACTGAAAATTTAAACTATAAGAGATTCTGGCTGGCTGAGCATCACAATATGGAAAGTATTGCGAGTTCTGCAACAGCCGTTTTAATCGGTTTTATTGCTAACGGAACTAAAAAGATAAGAGTAGGATCTGGTGGTATTATGCTTCCCAATCACAGCTCTCTGATCATAGCAGAACAATTCGGTACCCTGGAATCTCTTTTCCCGGGAAGAATTGATCTCGGACTCGGCAGAGCTCCCGGAACAGACGGCTTAACGGCTCAGGCCCTGGGCAGAAACCCGGCGTTGATTAACGAACAGTTTCCAAGACAGATTTTAGAGCTTCAGCGTTATTTTTCCAAAGAAAATGCGGATGCCATGGTACGTGCCATTCCGGGAGAAGGGCTGGATATTCCGCTTTATATTTTAGGTTCAAGTACAGATAGCGCATGGCTGGCAGCAGAACTCGGTTTGCCATACGCATTTGCCGGGCATTTTGCTCCTGAACAGATGGAGATGGCGTTTAAAATATACAGGGAACATTTCGAGCCGTCAAAATATTTGGACCAGCCTTATATCATTGCCTGTGTCAACGGAGTCGCTGCAGAAACTTCTGAGGAAGCCCATAAGATTTCTACGACTCTATTCCAGGCATTTATCAATATTGTAAGAAACGACAGAAAACCTTTTGCACCTCCCGTAGATGATATGGATGAGATCTGGTCTCCCATGGAAAAATCTATGGTATTGCAGAAACTGAGATACACTTTTATCGGGGATCAGGCTGAAATTCAGGAAAAACTTAAAGATTTCCAGGAAAAATTCAATGTGGATGAGCTGATGATCAATTCCCATATCTATGATCATCAGAAAAGACTGAGATCTTACGAAATCATAAAGGAAGCAGTAAACTCTTTATCCCAAGCGTAA